AGCTCGAACAAAGTTGTGTAACAAAATGCAAGCCATTATGATTCTGTTCTGAGTTTTAAGTGGGTAGAAAGAAGGACTTCGAAGAATGGCCCATCTTTTTTTAAGCAAGCCAAAAGCTCTTTCAATCACATTCCTAGATTTGCTATGTGTCCAATTGAAGAGTTCTTTATAATTCTGGGGAGCAGTTGTGCGATTGCCCCAAGCATCCCTATGGTATGGTACTCTTCTGTACGGAGTCAAGAATCCTTGGACGTTTGCATATCCATTATCGCACAAATAGTAACAACCTACCATTGAAATGTTATAGTTTGTTAATAAATTACCATTTCAAACAATAATGAAAAGGGAATCCAAAAAGGAAAATTGGTGAAACAACATCACAAtacaaaacaatatttttacCTCTTTCAACTTTTAGTCCGTCGTCACGTGATAAAGCATCACGAAGAACTCGAGCATCGGCTGCCGATCCTTCCCAACCACAGAGGGCATAAATGAAGTTCATATCTCGGTCGCACACTCCCAAAACATTCACGGCAATGGTTCCCTTTCTGGTTCTGTATTTTCCCTTCTCTGATACAGGCACATGAACATTAACATATGTACCATCCAACGCACCAACACAACCCTGAAAAATAAGTTACATAAATAGGATTAACATTTATCAGGACGATTACTGTAAGGTAGTGTACGAAGAACATTAATTATGACATTTGAAACAAGTAGTGTTGAGCAAATGTTCATATTACCTTGAACCATTTCCACGTCTCGTCGGTGCATGTTTCGTCGACTGGGGAAGGCTTAACGAGCAGTATAGTATGTAACTTCAATACTGACCCCAATACTTCATGGAAATGATTGCTGATTGTATGACCACTTCGTAAATAATCATGACCAATGACTCGGTTTTTTTTGTGATGCGCCAAAATAGACAAAAACATTGCGACTTTCTCTTCAACCCTAACATATCTAGAATGTTGAAGCCCGCCGACGTGGGTTACCAAGTAACATAGTTGTGCAAAAGAATTTCTATTCATCCTCAAATTCACCACACATTCAACATCTCCGGTTTCGATAATTCTTCTCAAATGGTTCATTTGTGCAGTGATTCTTCCTGTCATGCTGTATGAAGCGGCAGTTGTACGTGTTTGACGACGTCGTTTGGCGATACATCTCGTGCGATGGCGTATTAAAAGACATACCATAAAAGTAGTACGTACCACCATTTGGTGTAGCAGCAGGCAAATTCTAATGTTATCATGTCTACGATCCATTTTGCAGACTCACTTACCAAATGTAATAAAAGTTAGAACAAGAAAATACATAACATACGTAAAGTCACAAGCGTATTGAATAAACTAGTATCTCTTTTATATCAATTTCAGCTGTAGCATTAGAAAAAAAAGTTATACAAGCTTcagaaagttttttttttttaacaagagcCAGATAAATAATTGACAACGAATTTCtcgaaaaatctgaaatgagcAAAATGTCGCAGGATTCAGGCCAAAATAAAATATACAGTATCAAAGAACATACCATCCAAACGACAGCACAAGATTACTCACTTTGTTACACACTTTTGTACCAAAAATCGAAAACACAAACCCACATTTATCATCACTGGACAGTTTTCATCACATGTATCAACGGGGAAAGAATTTATTCATCAGATACAAAATCAAT
This Primulina eburnea isolate SZY01 chromosome 2, ASM2296580v1, whole genome shotgun sequence DNA region includes the following protein-coding sequences:
- the LOC140824032 gene encoding uncharacterized protein, whose translation is MDRRHDNIRICLLLHQMVVRTTFMVCLLIRHRTRCIAKRRRQTRTTAASYSMTGRITAQMNHLRRIIETGDVECVVNLRMNRNSFAQLCYLVTHVGGLQHSRYVRVEEKVAMFLSILAHHKKNRVIGHDYLRSGHTISNHFHEVLGSVLKLHTILLVKPSPVDETCTDETWKWFKGCVGALDGTYVNVHVPVSEKGKYRTRKGTIAVNVLGVCDRDMNFIYALCGWEGSAADARVLRDALSRDDGLKVERGCYYLCDNGYANVQGFLTPYRRVPYHRDAWGNRTTAPQNYKELFNWTHSKSRNVIERAFGLLKKRWAILRSPSFYPLKTQNRIIMACILLHNFVRAQMPDNLVDEIGDETLSPMPPTDNYFIDDFNSSDAMGYVER